One genomic window of Spirochaetia bacterium 38H-sp includes the following:
- a CDS encoding MBL fold metallo-hydrolase, producing the protein MIIFDKNHWGWIVSLLIILFASLSVWAEEGGFKLRILGSGGPGSTQFRNEPAVLIENGSDFVLVDMGNGTWETLKKLGIKTSDIDAFFFTHHHMDHDQEFIPIFLSSYFGRESSLSAVVGTAGTGELVDFVLSFYKDDLLYRLSSIKKQRIEEISRPEVREVHGGEEFSLLSFTIKTAAVNHTIETVAYRFEANGKTLVISGDLYYSPGLVQLAKDADILVLDAGGILSTANNSKKNYQSNKNKKLKSPESKVRSHSTSEEIVRMVEESTPKLVVLTHLPDRKVELEDIKLLFPESVRNNIMLAEDMLELYVGKSKSAY; encoded by the coding sequence ATGATTATATTTGACAAAAATCACTGGGGGTGGATTGTTTCTCTTCTGATTATTCTATTTGCTTCTTTAAGTGTCTGGGCAGAAGAAGGGGGTTTTAAACTTAGGATACTTGGTTCTGGTGGGCCTGGATCAACCCAGTTTAGAAATGAGCCTGCTGTGCTTATAGAAAATGGCTCAGATTTTGTATTGGTTGATATGGGTAATGGCACTTGGGAGACTCTTAAGAAATTGGGTATCAAAACCTCGGATATAGATGCTTTTTTCTTTACCCATCACCATATGGATCATGATCAGGAATTTATTCCTATCTTTCTTTCTTCTTATTTTGGTAGAGAATCTTCTCTTTCCGCAGTAGTAGGGACAGCAGGTACCGGGGAGCTTGTAGACTTTGTTCTTTCTTTTTACAAGGATGATCTCCTGTATCGTCTTTCGTCTATAAAAAAGCAGAGAATCGAAGAAATATCCCGTCCAGAAGTCAGAGAAGTGCATGGCGGAGAAGAATTTTCTCTCTTGTCTTTTACGATTAAAACAGCAGCTGTTAACCATACTATAGAAACAGTTGCTTATCGTTTTGAAGCCAATGGAAAAACCTTGGTTATATCCGGTGATTTGTATTATTCTCCTGGTCTTGTACAATTAGCAAAGGATGCTGATATATTGGTCTTGGATGCTGGAGGCATTCTCTCCACGGCAAACAATAGCAAGAAAAATTACCAATCTAATAAAAATAAAAAGTTAAAGTCCCCTGAGAGTAAAGTCAGGTCTCATTCTACAAGTGAAGAAATAGTCCGTATGGTGGAAGAATCAACTCCAAAGCTAGTAGTTCTTACCCATCTTCCTGATCGCAAGGTAGAGCTTGAGGATATAAAGCTGCTTTTTCCAGAATCTGTTAGAAACAATATTATGCTTGCAGAAGATATGCTTGAGCTTTATGTAGGGAAGAGTAAAAGTGCATATTAA
- a CDS encoding polysaccharide lyase 6 family protein: MLFFKNSKISRWFAYVSLWAMLVTFFSCNNPSLSEVVSDSGDTVEITDGFDDATGSLPSTWTSVGGSWQIVEEGDNKVLQGTDTSTAFLYRNDIIATDFEVEARVKLTASGYVGVIARYMDSKNYAALHFKSDGTLKLFVKYNNSEVASDSYKLANFSKDTYYTIKLIVSGDEYRGSVDGTEYVSLTDSSPIAKYAGLYMYNDTVYFDDVHISASGDGSVPSDSGSSDSSGTSSDDTSGTTTVEPLEIEDTTVIVSSVSELNSAISNMKAGHTILFTGTGIFTDSVYSISDKIASAEHPVIIKCDPIGGATFTKGITIKNSEYITIQGFNFAGDDAYTFIKISQSKNIRILDNSFDHSAATSAKKTIVLAGNLTDSVEIAYNDFKNKDCQGGYITTEYYDESDGTGIATNTWIHHNYFYNIKYAGSDSDREAIAFGDNESRDIETNNIVEYNLFEDCDGENEIITVKTSKVTIRYNTFKNCYGNVSLRFGNNHEVYGNFFYGEGSTSEADGLNYETGGIRIYGSNQKVYNNYMYNLTGTSGYRMPIIIDGGSGDHYKVQDSIIAFNTIVDCVQGIGLGVNYSAPPLNNTIANNIITGFNGQLVTITYGDVSNTWEGNIVYAKAGASAGDIPTANNSTTIEPVFTGTAPFYKLANSFSAYGDYSAILTDDIEGGMRTVPYDVGCDQYGVSGDRTYLTPDDVGVRG; this comes from the coding sequence ATGTTGTTTTTTAAAAATAGCAAAATCAGTAGGTGGTTTGCTTATGTGAGCTTGTGGGCTATGCTTGTTACATTTTTTTCCTGTAACAATCCCTCTTTGTCCGAAGTTGTATCGGATTCTGGAGATACGGTAGAAATAACTGATGGTTTTGATGATGCTACTGGTTCTCTTCCTTCTACATGGACTTCTGTTGGTGGGTCTTGGCAGATTGTGGAGGAAGGTGATAACAAGGTTTTACAGGGCACCGATACTAGCACTGCATTTTTATATAGAAATGATATAATTGCTACGGACTTTGAGGTAGAAGCGAGGGTGAAGTTAACAGCTAGCGGTTATGTCGGAGTGATAGCCCGTTATATGGATTCTAAAAACTATGCTGCTTTGCATTTTAAATCTGATGGAACGCTTAAGCTGTTTGTAAAATACAATAACTCGGAAGTAGCAAGTGATAGCTATAAGTTAGCTAATTTTTCAAAGGATACCTATTATACTATAAAGTTGATAGTCAGTGGGGATGAATACAGGGGATCTGTGGATGGTACTGAGTATGTAAGCCTAACTGACTCTTCTCCCATTGCAAAATATGCAGGTCTATATATGTATAATGATACTGTATATTTTGATGATGTCCACATAAGTGCTTCTGGAGACGGAAGTGTTCCTTCTGATTCTGGTAGTTCGGATTCTTCTGGGACAAGCTCAGATGACACATCAGGTACGACAACTGTGGAACCGTTAGAAATAGAAGATACTACAGTTATAGTTTCTAGTGTTTCCGAGCTTAATTCTGCAATAAGCAATATGAAGGCAGGACACACAATCCTTTTTACTGGTACAGGGATTTTTACTGATAGTGTATATTCTATTTCTGATAAGATAGCGTCTGCAGAGCACCCGGTAATAATAAAGTGTGATCCTATAGGTGGAGCTACTTTTACAAAAGGGATTACCATAAAGAATAGTGAGTATATTACAATACAAGGTTTTAATTTTGCAGGAGATGATGCCTATACTTTTATAAAGATATCTCAGAGTAAAAATATAAGGATATTGGATAATTCTTTTGATCATTCTGCTGCAACAAGTGCAAAAAAGACCATTGTTCTTGCAGGAAATTTGACAGACAGTGTTGAGATTGCCTATAACGATTTTAAAAATAAAGATTGTCAGGGCGGATATATAACAACAGAATATTATGACGAATCCGATGGCACAGGTATCGCAACCAATACATGGATACATCATAACTATTTTTATAACATAAAATATGCAGGTTCTGACTCCGATAGAGAAGCAATAGCCTTTGGAGATAATGAATCCAGAGATATAGAGACAAACAACATAGTGGAATACAACCTCTTTGAAGATTGTGATGGTGAAAATGAGATAATAACAGTAAAAACATCAAAAGTTACAATTAGGTATAATACTTTTAAAAATTGTTATGGTAATGTTAGTCTTAGATTTGGTAACAATCATGAGGTCTATGGAAACTTTTTCTACGGAGAAGGTTCTACTTCCGAAGCCGATGGACTCAACTATGAAACCGGTGGTATAAGGATCTATGGCTCTAATCAAAAAGTTTATAACAACTATATGTATAATCTTACCGGGACATCAGGCTATCGTATGCCTATTATCATAGATGGAGGTAGCGGAGATCATTATAAGGTGCAGGACTCCATAATTGCTTTTAACACGATTGTGGACTGTGTTCAGGGAATAGGACTAGGAGTCAATTATTCTGCTCCTCCGCTAAACAATACTATTGCCAATAACATAATTACGGGTTTTAACGGACAGCTTGTTACTATCACCTATGGAGATGTTTCTAATACTTGGGAAGGCAACATAGTATATGCAAAGGCCGGAGCAAGTGCAGGAGATATCCCGACAGCTAATAATAGCACTACAATAGAACCCGTTTTTACGGGGACTGCTCCTTTTTATAAATTGGCAAATAGTTTTTCTGCTTATGGTGATTATAGTGCTATCCTTACAGATGACATAGAAGGTGGCATGAGGACAGTTCCTTATGATGTCGGATGTGATCAATACGGAGTCTCAGGAGATAGAACATATCTCACTCCTGATGATGTAGGAGTAAGGGGATAA
- a CDS encoding DUF1566 domain-containing protein — MIRKKVMTVLSVVFLLVGNGYALDYPIVHTGITKWYDDKGEISAPSQGKDFYGQDADYRENMPRYKDNGDGTVTDLVTGLMWEADMGEKMTFDEAQEKAKTSRLGGYDDWRIPTIKELYSLINYSGRVMGDRAIDMFIDTRYFKQPIGDVKKGEREIDAQTWSATEYVGKTMRGAETVFGVNFVDGRIKGYPKYDPRTGKPNKMYFRLVRGNPDYGKNRFIDNGDGTISDLATGLMWQKADSGRGMDWEDALRYAQELELAGYKDWRLPSAKELQSIVDYTRAPSVTNTAAIDPVFDISTFIDPRGKRDYPFFWTATTLLDGPRPGNMAVYVCFGTALGKMRGQLMDVHGAGAVRSDPKSGDKREYPKYFGPQGDVQYVYNYVRCVRTIR, encoded by the coding sequence ATGATAAGAAAAAAAGTGATGACCGTGTTGAGCGTGGTGTTTTTGCTTGTAGGCAATGGATATGCCCTTGACTATCCTATTGTTCATACAGGTATAACAAAATGGTACGATGATAAAGGAGAGATCTCTGCTCCCTCGCAGGGCAAGGATTTTTACGGCCAGGATGCGGATTATAGAGAAAATATGCCACGTTACAAAGATAACGGTGATGGGACTGTTACGGATCTTGTTACCGGTCTTATGTGGGAAGCTGATATGGGAGAGAAAATGACTTTTGATGAAGCTCAAGAAAAAGCAAAAACATCCCGTCTTGGTGGCTATGACGACTGGAGAATTCCTACTATAAAAGAGCTGTATTCCCTTATAAACTATTCTGGCAGAGTTATGGGGGACAGAGCTATAGATATGTTTATCGATACAAGATATTTTAAGCAACCCATAGGGGATGTGAAAAAAGGAGAAAGAGAGATAGATGCTCAGACCTGGTCTGCTACAGAGTATGTGGGAAAAACCATGAGAGGAGCTGAGACCGTATTTGGGGTAAATTTTGTGGATGGTAGAATAAAGGGGTATCCCAAGTATGATCCCAGAACAGGTAAACCCAATAAGATGTACTTTAGGCTTGTCAGAGGAAATCCTGACTACGGCAAGAATCGCTTTATTGACAATGGGGACGGGACAATATCCGATCTTGCCACCGGGTTGATGTGGCAAAAAGCGGATTCTGGAAGAGGAATGGACTGGGAAGATGCTCTAAGGTATGCACAGGAACTTGAGCTCGCAGGTTACAAGGACTGGAGACTCCCAAGTGCCAAGGAGCTTCAGAGTATTGTTGACTATACCCGAGCCCCTTCTGTTACCAATACTGCGGCAATAGATCCAGTTTTTGATATATCCACATTTATAGATCCTAGGGGAAAAAGAGATTATCCGTTTTTTTGGACGGCTACTACATTATTGGACGGGCCAAGACCCGGGAATATGGCAGTATATGTTTGCTTTGGTACTGCTCTTGGTAAGATGAGAGGACAGCTTATGGATGTCCATGGTGCCGGTGCTGTAAGAAGTGATCCCAAAAGTGGTGATAAAAGAGAATACCCAAAATATTTTGGTCCACAGGGTGATGTTCAATATGTGTATAATTATGTTAGATGTGTGAGGACTATCCGATGA
- a CDS encoding D-alanine--D-alanine ligase family protein: MKQNIAIIYGGRSGEHEVSCVSAASVLAHLDREKYEPVLIGVTYDLVWYLQQEPERKTEKLPIVEREENMVSVVPGRGLYVGSRALDVYCAFPLIHGTYGEDGTLQGLLEHSGIPYVGTSVLCSAIGMDKDRAKAVWIQSGLPVLPYLVIRKQDLPLKQEKHIEIERLLSYPLFVKPARGGSSVGISRADNRQELEQACLEAVKYDDKLVIEQGLSGREIECAVLGLHDEITVFPAGEVASTHTFYDYQSKYHDPDSVTIRIPAALSEEQHCLIQQLAKKAYRAIEGDGFARVDFFFDETTGAFYINEINTLPGFTSGSMYAMMAEKGGMDYKDLISHLVELAIKRHTEKQNLCYKYQ, translated from the coding sequence ATGAAACAAAATATTGCAATAATATACGGCGGACGTTCTGGAGAGCATGAGGTTTCCTGCGTATCCGCTGCATCAGTACTTGCCCATCTGGATAGAGAAAAATACGAACCTGTTCTTATAGGTGTTACTTATGATCTTGTATGGTATCTGCAGCAAGAGCCTGAGAGAAAAACAGAAAAGCTTCCGATAGTGGAAAGAGAGGAAAATATGGTATCTGTTGTCCCTGGAAGAGGGCTATATGTTGGAAGCAGAGCCTTAGATGTGTATTGTGCCTTTCCCCTGATACATGGGACGTATGGAGAGGATGGAACGTTGCAGGGGCTTCTGGAACATTCTGGGATACCATATGTTGGGACCAGCGTCCTTTGCAGTGCGATAGGTATGGATAAGGACAGGGCAAAGGCTGTGTGGATACAATCGGGACTTCCTGTGCTTCCATATCTGGTAATAAGAAAACAGGATTTGCCGCTTAAGCAGGAAAAGCATATAGAGATAGAGAGGCTGCTAAGCTATCCTCTCTTTGTAAAACCGGCAAGGGGTGGTTCGTCCGTGGGTATATCTAGAGCAGACAATAGACAGGAATTGGAGCAAGCTTGTTTGGAGGCTGTCAAGTATGATGATAAGCTTGTGATAGAGCAGGGGCTTAGTGGACGGGAGATAGAATGTGCGGTCTTGGGGCTGCATGATGAGATAACAGTATTTCCTGCGGGAGAAGTAGCAAGTACGCATACCTTTTATGATTATCAGTCCAAGTATCATGACCCGGATAGCGTAACTATCAGGATACCGGCAGCTTTGTCAGAAGAACAACACTGTCTTATCCAACAGCTTGCAAAGAAGGCATACCGGGCAATAGAGGGAGACGGGTTTGCTAGAGTGGATTTCTTCTTTGACGAGACGACCGGTGCTTTTTATATAAACGAAATCAACACACTTCCGGGATTTACCTCAGGAAGCATGTACGCAATGATGGCAGAAAAAGGTGGTATGGACTACAAAGACCTCATAAGCCATCTTGTAGAACTTGCCATAAAACGCCATACAGAAAAGCAAAATCTTTGTTATAAGTACCAATAG
- a CDS encoding GGDEF domain-containing protein: MKKRLTIAVFIPQLHYYYQNHIWRNACKAAEKKDVNLLFFITNEIKPNYSYAYMYNSLFPLVNSPNIDGILLGASMGTFISEEDLSEFIKSISGKPIATFSFSYEPYPAALVDGKAGIRQAVEHLIYEHNVREIAFVCGPDTNPEARERYQAYWETIEKAGLKPRKELVLQGTFLRQSGYQASVELLERRKLKPEAIICANDEMAFGVMDFLYEKDIKVPEDIKIIGFDNLEESRYVYPSLSTVAQPFEALMDAALDKLVNFIRGEEQERVSVFPTRFIPRESCGCGEDKELERYIGDSNWITGDEISIIKPLSSHSPEELYAYKKELKEALIAAKQKENAGKYMTDFLTEYMKFLFSREINPLPFLVATFSVLNDMLRNSLLSTKEYDFFLFIVRFVFSDFYRKLSNKNNLMIRTERVSLGFFVHDIAASLDFSELRSVLAKGLIEFSISDCFIALYNGPVQWDGNLKWTLPDTATVIFDYHRGQIVAQDRLINREEYIPSHFFDNVRSSGAIFPIVYRDQCFGYIVFSPLPRDEILLDSIHKNISSAIKACLLIKEVNEGKERIIEANKKLEELSITDEQTGVYNRRGFFSVSDHLIASAKRRKKQVVVFFFDLNWLKDINDTFGHAEGDYAIRIVSDTLKKTFRATDIIGRFGGDEFVVLSVDCEVFEASAIAKRVDSKLEEFNRNSGKPYILSVSYGTASMLVNKAFDLEELIDKADMELYAYKKAFKEKYQSCLKSAY, encoded by the coding sequence GTGAAAAAAAGGTTAACAATAGCTGTTTTTATACCTCAACTGCACTATTATTATCAAAATCATATATGGAGAAATGCCTGTAAGGCTGCAGAAAAAAAAGATGTAAACTTGCTTTTCTTTATAACCAATGAAATAAAGCCCAACTATTCCTATGCGTATATGTATAATTCGCTTTTCCCTTTGGTAAATAGCCCCAACATAGATGGAATCTTACTGGGGGCAAGTATGGGTACCTTTATCTCGGAAGAAGATTTATCCGAATTTATCAAAAGTATATCGGGAAAACCCATTGCGACATTTTCCTTCTCTTATGAGCCATATCCTGCTGCCCTGGTAGACGGAAAAGCTGGTATACGTCAGGCAGTAGAACATCTTATTTATGAACACAATGTAAGAGAAATAGCCTTTGTTTGTGGCCCAGATACCAATCCTGAAGCAAGAGAAAGATATCAGGCATATTGGGAAACTATAGAAAAAGCAGGACTTAAACCAAGAAAAGAGCTTGTGTTGCAGGGAACATTTCTTAGACAAAGTGGATATCAAGCATCAGTAGAACTCTTAGAAAGAAGAAAATTAAAACCCGAGGCTATAATTTGTGCTAATGATGAGATGGCATTTGGTGTTATGGACTTTTTATACGAAAAGGATATAAAAGTACCGGAAGATATAAAAATAATTGGCTTTGATAATCTGGAGGAGAGCAGATATGTTTATCCATCACTGAGTACAGTAGCTCAGCCATTTGAAGCATTGATGGATGCTGCTCTTGACAAACTTGTCAATTTTATCAGAGGAGAAGAACAGGAGAGAGTTTCTGTATTCCCAACGCGTTTTATTCCCAGAGAATCTTGTGGATGCGGAGAAGATAAAGAACTAGAAAGATATATAGGTGATTCCAACTGGATAACGGGAGATGAGATATCTATTATAAAACCGCTCTCAAGTCATTCTCCAGAAGAACTGTATGCTTATAAAAAAGAATTAAAAGAAGCATTAATAGCAGCAAAACAAAAAGAAAATGCCGGCAAATATATGACTGATTTTTTGACAGAGTATATGAAGTTCTTATTTTCCAGAGAAATAAACCCTTTGCCTTTTCTAGTTGCAACATTTTCTGTTTTAAATGATATGCTAAGAAATTCCTTATTATCCACTAAGGAATATGATTTTTTCTTATTTATTGTCCGCTTTGTTTTTAGCGATTTTTATAGGAAATTGTCCAATAAAAATAATCTTATGATACGCACAGAGAGAGTCAGTCTTGGTTTCTTTGTACACGATATAGCAGCTTCACTTGATTTTTCGGAGCTTCGCTCTGTTTTGGCAAAGGGGCTTATTGAGTTTTCCATATCTGATTGTTTTATTGCCCTTTACAATGGACCCGTGCAATGGGATGGCAATTTAAAATGGACTTTGCCTGACACAGCTACTGTAATATTCGATTATCATAGAGGACAGATTGTTGCTCAAGATAGATTGATTAATAGAGAAGAATATATTCCCTCACATTTTTTTGATAATGTACGATCTTCAGGGGCTATTTTCCCCATAGTATATCGTGACCAGTGCTTTGGCTATATTGTTTTTTCTCCGCTTCCCCGGGATGAAATACTTCTTGATTCTATTCATAAAAACATTTCTTCCGCTATAAAAGCTTGTTTGCTCATAAAAGAAGTCAATGAGGGAAAAGAAAGGATAATAGAAGCCAATAAAAAACTTGAAGAACTATCCATAACAGACGAGCAGACAGGAGTATACAACAGGAGAGGTTTTTTTTCTGTATCTGATCATCTTATTGCTTCTGCAAAAAGAAGAAAAAAACAAGTGGTAGTATTTTTCTTTGACCTTAACTGGCTTAAAGATATAAACGATACATTTGGTCACGCAGAGGGGGACTATGCGATAAGGATAGTATCCGATACGCTTAAGAAAACATTTAGAGCTACAGACATAATTGGCCGTTTTGGAGGCGACGAGTTTGTTGTCCTTTCTGTTGATTGTGAGGTATTCGAAGCCTCTGCAATAGCAAAAAGAGTTGACAGTAAGCTGGAAGAGTTTAACAGAAACTCAGGAAAACCATACATATTATCTGTCTCATATGGTACGGCAAGCATGCTTGTCAATAAAGCCTTTGACCTTGAGGAACTTATCGATAAAGCAGACATGGAGCTATATGCTTACAAAAAAGCTTTTAAAGAAAAATACCAATCATGTCTAAAGAGTGCTTATTAG
- a CDS encoding UDP-N-acetylmuramoyl-L-alanyl-D-glutamate--2,6-diaminopimelate ligase — MHKLLSSLIDVLNPLETHNTGSVVIRGIAYDSRDVKEGYAFFALPGTHTDGKRFIGAAVDAGASLIVYQGGLDNIPEGIAWIKVADARRAMSAFSAAFYDRPSEKLRIIGVTGTDGKSSTSYYIWQLLRSLGYKCGIITTVLYSTGGDAVPNPLRQSSPEAPFVHAALYDMLLEGCEIAVVESTSHGLSPRTARLADVAFDAGVFTNITHEHLEFHGSFENYLSDKAELFRRLPDYGAAIINLDDKQSAYLAEQTKARRLYYSASGNNKADLWAKDIHGSLEGTELELLTNSLSKKIRLPLIGEFNADNVMAAVLACKEITGKSIDTIIEKSMELKSLDGRMQAIRCGQPFGVIVDYAHTPGAFERLFPFVKRFTHGRIITVFGSAGERDTEKRPWQGSIADRYADIIILTDEDPRLEDRMGILRDIAEGCTKKSEGKDLFLIPDRKKAIEHAFGIAKKGDLVLLLGKGHEKSIVMADGTIPWHEAKVAEEILASMGYKI; from the coding sequence ATGCATAAACTATTATCATCTTTGATTGATGTTCTCAATCCGCTTGAGACACATAATACTGGTTCTGTTGTAATAAGAGGTATAGCTTATGACTCCCGTGATGTAAAGGAAGGCTATGCCTTTTTTGCTCTGCCAGGGACACATACGGATGGCAAGCGTTTTATAGGTGCTGCAGTTGATGCTGGTGCTTCTCTTATTGTTTACCAGGGAGGGTTGGATAATATTCCAGAAGGAATAGCTTGGATAAAGGTTGCTGATGCAAGACGGGCAATGTCTGCGTTTTCTGCGGCGTTTTATGACAGGCCTTCTGAGAAGCTCAGAATAATAGGTGTTACCGGTACAGACGGGAAAAGTAGTACTTCTTACTATATATGGCAGCTCCTGCGCAGTCTTGGATATAAGTGTGGGATTATAACAACAGTGCTCTACTCCACGGGAGGTGATGCGGTGCCCAATCCTCTGCGTCAATCCTCACCGGAGGCGCCTTTTGTGCATGCTGCTCTTTATGATATGCTTCTGGAAGGTTGTGAGATAGCAGTTGTTGAATCTACTTCTCATGGTCTTTCTCCAAGAACCGCAAGACTTGCTGATGTTGCCTTTGATGCAGGGGTCTTTACCAATATCACCCATGAGCATCTTGAGTTTCACGGTAGCTTTGAAAACTATCTTTCTGATAAGGCAGAACTCTTTAGACGGCTTCCTGATTATGGTGCTGCGATAATCAACCTGGATGATAAGCAGTCTGCATATCTTGCAGAGCAGACAAAAGCGCGCAGGTTGTACTACTCTGCCTCAGGTAATAATAAGGCAGATCTTTGGGCAAAGGATATACATGGCAGTCTTGAGGGTACAGAGCTTGAGCTGCTTACAAACTCTCTAAGCAAAAAAATACGGCTTCCTCTGATTGGGGAGTTTAATGCTGATAATGTCATGGCAGCTGTTCTTGCGTGTAAGGAGATTACAGGTAAATCTATTGATACAATCATAGAGAAAAGTATGGAGCTTAAGTCGCTTGATGGCCGCATGCAGGCGATAAGATGTGGACAACCCTTTGGCGTAATTGTTGATTATGCTCATACTCCTGGAGCTTTTGAGCGCCTGTTTCCTTTTGTAAAGCGTTTTACGCACGGCAGAATCATTACTGTCTTTGGTTCTGCAGGTGAGAGGGATACAGAAAAGCGTCCCTGGCAGGGAAGTATTGCGGACCGTTATGCGGACATCATCATCTTGACTGATGAGGACCCTAGACTGGAAGACCGTATGGGCATACTGCGCGACATAGCGGAGGGCTGTACCAAGAAAAGCGAGGGTAAAGACCTGTTTCTAATCCCGGATAGAAAGAAGGCTATTGAGCATGCCTTTGGAATTGCGAAAAAGGGCGACCTTGTTCTTCTTCTTGGTAAGGGGCATGAGAAATCTATAGTAATGGCTGACGGGACTATTCCCTGGCACGAGGCAAAGGTCGCAGAAGAAATCCTGGCTTCTATGGGGTATAAGATATAA
- a CDS encoding polysaccharide lyase family 7 protein, producing MKKGFYAILITSIILLAFSIVGCNIGVSSVADDIIEGISRSSSGTTYYVLQAYDGKYAKLNSSGKLATTESDISTALQFEKIASGSGYVWKIKDSDSYLSVSSKRIVEGSTASVYVESDASDGWIYIKSGSYYLKDMGDEVGVNSSGGQTYNYYKLVEVSSSGTSGDSSDTSSGDTSDSVYPYDVLGLQNWKLNCFTGSVSDPDYQDYYTTKSPYLQTFSSSYWFWTDGTWVYFRPYAGYPTTSSKTGNPRVELREMTSDGSDEISWDLTSSSEVHTMEWIAKITRLPSSGKLCFGQIHSTYDSYDDIIRIQVRGDADQTSGTVTMYVMGYVVDDNADDIGSYTLGDEIHLKLVATNKTVTLYKVSSSGSLTKLKSYSGIGSTGNYFKAGNYLQSMKGKSYSSDDYGVVGIRYLKVTHD from the coding sequence ATGAAGAAGGGTTTTTATGCAATACTTATAACGAGTATAATTTTATTAGCTTTTTCTATTGTTGGATGTAACATTGGTGTTTCTTCTGTAGCGGATGATATTATAGAAGGGATATCTCGTTCTAGTTCTGGTACAACTTATTATGTTTTGCAGGCATATGATGGTAAGTATGCAAAGCTAAACTCCAGCGGTAAGCTTGCGACTACAGAATCTGATATTTCTACGGCTTTGCAGTTTGAGAAGATAGCATCAGGGTCCGGTTATGTATGGAAGATAAAGGATTCTGACAGTTATCTTTCTGTATCAAGCAAGCGGATAGTAGAAGGAAGCACAGCATCAGTCTATGTGGAATCCGATGCTTCTGATGGATGGATATACATAAAGAGCGGCTCTTATTATCTAAAAGATATGGGAGACGAAGTTGGAGTAAATTCCAGTGGAGGTCAGACTTATAACTACTATAAGCTTGTTGAGGTTAGCTCAAGTGGTACTTCTGGGGATTCTTCAGATACTTCTTCTGGTGATACCTCTGATTCTGTATATCCTTATGATGTTCTTGGACTTCAAAATTGGAAATTAAATTGTTTTACTGGCTCTGTAAGCGATCCTGATTATCAGGATTATTATACTACAAAATCTCCGTATTTGCAGACATTTTCCAGTTCTTATTGGTTCTGGACAGATGGGACTTGGGTTTATTTTAGACCATATGCAGGTTATCCTACCACTTCTAGCAAAACAGGTAATCCGCGCGTAGAATTGAGAGAAATGACTAGTGATGGAAGTGATGAAATTTCATGGGATCTTACAAGTAGCAGTGAAGTACATACGATGGAATGGATTGCTAAGATTACAAGATTGCCAAGTTCTGGTAAACTGTGTTTTGGTCAGATACATTCTACATATGACAGTTATGATGATATCATCCGCATACAGGTAAGAGGTGATGCGGATCAGACTTCCGGGACTGTTACAATGTATGTGATGGGGTATGTCGTAGACGATAATGCTGACGATATAGGCAGCTATACACTTGGAGATGAGATTCATCTTAAACTGGTAGCTACAAACAAGACAGTTACTTTATATAAGGTTAGCAGTAGCGGTTCTCTTACAAAGCTTAAAAGTTATTCTGGTATTGGATCCACTGGTAATTATTTTAAAGCAGGTAATTACCTACAGTCCATGAAAGGTAAATCTTATTCTTCTGATGACTATGGTGTTGTAGGAATAAGATATCTCAAAGTAACTCATGATTGA
- the queD gene encoding 6-carboxytetrahydropterin synthase QueD — MSAIYRVRAEASFAAAHFLSNYHGKCENLHGHNYKVRIYAQGDKLDEGGMLLDFGILKKALREVTEELDHKNLNDIEFFKGNPSAELIATYIYNQMVMKIPDTPIWKVEVFETDENLAIYLPDGDKE; from the coding sequence ATGAGCGCAATATACCGGGTAAGAGCAGAGGCAAGTTTTGCAGCTGCACATTTTTTGAGCAATTATCACGGCAAGTGCGAGAACTTGCACGGGCATAACTATAAAGTGAGAATATACGCACAGGGAGACAAGCTTGACGAGGGCGGAATGCTCCTTGACTTTGGTATACTCAAGAAAGCCCTGCGAGAAGTAACAGAAGAGCTTGACCACAAAAATCTCAATGACATCGAGTTTTTTAAAGGCAATCCAAGCGCAGAGCTCATTGCAACATATATTTACAATCAAATGGTAATGAAAATTCCCGACACTCCGATATGGAAGGTGGAGGTCTTTGAAACCGATGAAAACCTTGCCATCTACCTTCCTGACGGGGATAAAGAATGA